In Deferrivibrio essentukiensis, a single window of DNA contains:
- a CDS encoding DUF116 domain-containing protein: MLLALVWYVSFYGIGRFSDLAGIIFSLIVALFGIFLGVSTLIIVLTVVSGKQTRLAKRMRGLVTRFLFPVVLKVAKILKIDKDKIIRSFVAVNNELVMESLLGKKVRKPLVLLPHCIQLEDCELKITRDIKVCKKCGKCDIKGLANIAEKYNLIMSVATCGTIARRIVKETKPDLIIAVACERDLLSGIQDTYPLPVIGVLNERPFGDCLNTKVNINTIEELIKRIYIGGKDGKHS, from the coding sequence ATGTTACTTGCCTTAGTCTGGTATGTATCATTTTATGGTATAGGAAGATTTTCGGATTTGGCCGGAATAATCTTTTCACTGATTGTGGCTCTATTTGGGATTTTTCTTGGCGTATCTACTTTAATTATTGTTTTGACGGTGGTTTCTGGTAAGCAGACAAGGTTGGCAAAACGAATGAGAGGGCTTGTTACAAGATTTTTATTTCCAGTAGTGCTAAAGGTAGCAAAGATTCTTAAGATTGATAAAGATAAAATAATCAGGTCTTTTGTAGCAGTAAATAATGAGCTTGTTATGGAGTCACTTTTAGGCAAAAAGGTGAGAAAGCCACTTGTTTTATTGCCACACTGTATTCAGTTAGAAGATTGTGAACTTAAAATTACCAGAGATATCAAAGTATGTAAGAAGTGTGGAAAGTGTGATATAAAAGGGCTTGCAAATATAGCAGAGAAATATAATTTAATTATGAGTGTTGCAACCTGCGGAACTATTGCAAGAAGGATTGTTAAAGAGACAAAACCTGATCTGATTATTGCGGTTGCATGCGAGAGGGACTTGTTGAGTGGTATTCAGGATACGTATCCATTGCCGGTTATTGGTGTGTTAAACGAGAGACCTTTTGGGGACTGTTTGAATACAAAGGTAAACATTAATACAATTGAGGAATTAATTAAAAGAATATATATAGGAGGAAAAGATGGGAAACACTCTTAA